In the Arachis ipaensis cultivar K30076 chromosome B04, Araip1.1, whole genome shotgun sequence genome, AACCATCCCCCGAACAGAAAGGTGAGGAAAATTATTCGGGtctatttagttattatttgggtttattatttttttgtttgggtGTATATCATGAAAACTGAGCTGTAGTTGactttttttataatttgattcaTTTTCTCTAACCCTGCAGCATTCCACAACCCCAGAAAGTTGATGAAACCACACCGACGGTGCCACCAGCTCCATCTAAAACGTAAGTTCAGCACAATAGAACTTGGTTTTCGATATCATTCgtctattcttattcttatagtaCGATATATGTCAACACGCAGTGATCCAGCCCCTGAAGCCATTGCTGTTGCATTATTGATGATGGCCCGGACAACATCCTATATACCTAGAGAATTTCCGTTGCCATCATTCATCCTTggcttgactgattcaagccaagaagaaatACAGACCCAAGAGGGGGAGGAAAAACCAGAACCTCAGGTGGAAAAAAGTCCGAAAACTAGAGTACTAATAGAAGAATTAGATGAGCCGGTGAAAAAAATTGCAAATAGTGGAGTAAAGACAGCACTGGATTTTGCATAGGGTAAAAGTCCCCTAATTAAAAAGCAGACTGCGGACCAGATTATTGAcaagtttgaaactcctgcaaGGAGAAATTTAATGTCGGccgaaatgaaagaaaaatgctaCCTCTAGGCCACACGTATAAGGACATACGGGGACGGAAGTACTGATGAGTATGATCCACTTTACACACTCAATGCCCAACAACCATTAGTGTTGTCAAGAGTCCACTTTGCATCTCTAAAAGCTACTTCATATATCAAAGTTGACATAAGATTAGAATAAGATTAATGATTGTGTTATGACATATGACTACAATATTGATTGATGTAATTAATTtggctattttatttttctagatTGTCACTGCTATGTGCCTGATCCTGatccaaaaaaatattaaaagattccAGGAAGAAATTTACTGTCTCCCGCCTAATATTGTGGTAAGGTGTAATGTATTAAAATTTGGGTGCATTTTGTTATATTTTGGGTGTATTAAAAGATTTCTTTTGGTGTTTTACAAATGTTGCAGAACATGACCATTGAGAATAATCCAGGTGTGGAGCTCTTACAGCAGAAATCTAAAAAGCCATTTAAGGTCGAAAATTACCCAATGTTTATACCGTTTTTGAACTTGACAAAATTAGCATCacatccatatgtaagttttcatttcAAAAACTTCTTATCATTTGTTATGTGCGAATTAAACTAAAACACTATTCAATGTGGACATGCTTCAGATTTTTGCACTTGTTTGCTATTCAGAGCATTGGTGGATATGGATGGCTGatgtaagaaagaaaaaattttatatacttgACCCCTATCATAAGGAGTGTCCCTCCAAACCCAGAGTGAAGctaaataaatttattgtaaGTTGATTATGTTTTTTCCATTTtaaaatttgggtgtattttaattCAAAGTAAGGTGTATAGTGTGATCCTTTAGGTGTATTCATTTATTAGATTTATTCCTTCTtatattttgctttgttttttgtttttagggGTATGTGATTTCGAGAATTAGGGTATATGCTGGGGGCACCTCTCAAGATAAAAGATCGTGAAATTGAACCTCCATACATTGATATTTCAAGCCAACAAATAGCGTACAAATCTTTTACTCTAAAAATTGTGTTTTCTCTTGCTGTCCtattttaatttgctaaattatttttggttttcagcTATGATTGTGATATTTATGTAATGAAATGGCTTGAAATAATCCAACCTCAAAACGTTAAAAAGGGGAAGTATGAGTGGGACAATTGGACTCAGGTAATTATATTTAAAACTATATAACTGTCTATTACTTTTCTAAATTAACAGAGTTGATTAAAAGAATATTCTTTCAAACTGTAGGCGGAGGTGGACCATGAGATGAATCGTGACAGAGATACAGCAATTAGGGGAAGTGAAGCAATGAGATTGTCCAAGCCATCTACAGTTTTGTTGAGTCCATATAGTCAAGTAGATTCATATGATATTGACAGTGACAGTGATTAATTTCAGTTTTATCTAGTTTTGAAATAATTTGAACACTTGTAAATTTTGTGAATATTTAATGTAGTTGTATTATAAAATTTGTTTGCATAAATAAACTGTTTGTGGTGTATTCAAAAGCTGTAAATTACAGGtacaaaaaaataaaggaaaacaaCACCAAACCAATTAATACGTCCAATTACTTTAATTATGCACCCAAATATAACCCGAATACACCCAAATTTATACTTTaaaacctaaaccttaaaccttaaacccttaaactctaaacccttaaaccctaaaaccataaaccctaaaccccaaacccctaaactctaaaccctaaaatcctaaatcctaaaccctaaaaccctaaaaccctaaaccttaaaccctaaaatcctaaacccttaaaccttaaaccctaaaccctaaaccttaattatgcacccaaatatataccctaaaaccctaaaccctaaaactctaaaacataaacccttaaaccctaaaaccataaactcctaaaccctaacccctaaatcctaaatacctaaaccctaaaccctaaatcataaaccctaaaaccctaaaatctaaaccctaaaccctaaatccctaaacccctaaaacctataccttaaaccctaaacactaaacccctaaaccctaaccccaaaccttaaaaccctaaaccttaaaaccctaaaccctaaaccctaaaccctaaaaactaaacaaaacactaATTTCTAACATAAACAGCAACatctgaaaaatataaaattaaaatgtcAAACACAAGAATatttagaaatacacccaaaaagctGAGCGTTACACCAATATCctgtaactatacacccaaaaaccTATCCGCTACTGTTGGATCCCTGAACtaataattcataacatgtccatgatattggctggaatttgcttggaccactgatgcagcatcaaaaaGGTTTAACTGGAAAtaataaactcacatattagcaaaactattaacaaaataattaaacttaattaccacctatttaaagaacatcacttttacctcacttagagctttcgttttcttcttctttgaggcatttataatctgtttgtccaactttgaacctatcctattttttggacgtcctcttgttcgaacccttggagggctttgaagctcgttaacggattctaGGTTGGCATCTTCGTGAGATAATAAACATGTcctcttccttttggctttcaatTCTTCCATATCAACCATGAtgttatcgtacgcacggtgcagcATGGCAGTCAGCTCCTCGGATTCTGATGCAAATTTGCATATATTTTGCGAATGAAATACCAATtcgtcaaacctcttgcttcttggctccaacagtggctcgttgtggctgctcttgatgtgtgtgtgtcgcctctttaccttcttgctccatcgttctaATATATATCTCGGTGACACTTGGATTACTCATTCAAAGCTTAACACACTTAGGTTGTAAcggcacaatatccctcttgactcgaataataagcgcTGACATTTCACTTGAGCTGCTACTGAGTCataagtaaccacaaacttgttgaatattgagctggaaacttgttctccaacttcatatactgaatagcctagagcggagCTCGTTAATCTTATGATGCAATTCACCTTccctctgaattgtgcttggacttccctaaacttttggtGAGTGTACACATGTTGAAACTGAGCTTCTATGGAGGATTTTGTTGCACATGGTATGACCGTGTGAAAATCTACAATATCCGATTCTCTCTTatttgctccctgcttccgaggcaattatcgtattgtttgacaaatTGGATAAGTGAGCTGTTCCGGGTAATGAACCTGTTAAAAAATGATTGCacgctctcgctcctttgtgtgcttctcatcctggCCCataagtggtgatccagataaattaaaacccatatatgacggtcttcataaagatctgcaaaatacacccaaatcagaCTATAATATacccaaaaacatgcaatttacacctctgctacAGATTTTAAACGTCATTACCTGAAagtcacttgttgtccacaagaccatacttcagcagaaaatcatcccaattcctatcaaatgattctttggtatgagagttccaaacaacatggctcatttcttgttcgattTCTATGTGTTCCTTGTagccgtttaatttgcttggaatcttcttcatgatgtgccaaatacatcaacggtgaattgttgtggGCATACAAGCCTCGATAGTCCTTTGCATCAATGCATATTGATCGGTGAGAATccctttcggagcatttcctcccatgcaacaaagccaacattgaaataaccatttgaatgattcaatatcttcgtttttcatcaaagcgcgtccaagaagtgttgactgatcgtggtgattcaccccgataAAAGAACCATAAACCAGATTATACCTGAAACAGGTTACGACAAAACAGAATTTGATCATATAAAAATACACACAAATAATGATCGTATACACCCAAAAACCTCCAATATACATCTCTACAGCAGATTCATATAACAACATTAATTCAGCATCATAAACCAGAACAGtatgttacctgtttgtattgtaggtggtgtcaaatgaaataacatctccgaaatactcacaGGCAGCTCTGCTCCTTGCATCCGCCCAAAAAGCAAGCTTAATGGACTGATCGTCCTTGAGTTcgagctcgaaaaagaaattctgattcttctctttcattcttaataagtatttccCGAATTCTTTTGCATCCTCTTGTTCcaaaacattccgcacttctctagtgatgtaatttctcacgtctttttcgataaaatttaactcgcggtgaccgcCGGCTGCTACAACAAATGATTGGAAAGTTTTGCTAGGTCTGATATTGGCTTCCTCGTTATTTTCTATTGTATAACGcacggacatgcttagttccctgtgctgtttgagcatctgtgCTTGATCTGGACAACAAGgatgtgaatgatgcaacacAACCTTCAAAATGATCCAAACACTAACATCCTTCAATACgtatatataaattcttgcaggacaatttAAACCAGCTGAGGGATCTGTCTTCTTGGTTAGAGATATTTtcgatttccattttccctctctgctacatgtaatcaattgattcttaatttcgtttccttcttatttgtgcactgaactcttgtagaaaaacctgcaacCTTTGAATAATCCTTGTAGAATTTTgtagcatcttcaagggtgttaAAAGTCATCCCAACCTTGGGGATAAACTGGTCATCAACACCACAGAAGGTCTGCAAAAATACACTCAAAATACACAATATTAAAATAAGCATAAACTATAGAATGCAAATACAACTATAAAACCATtatcaaaaataagaaaaacaaattcATGAATcataactaaacaaaaactaaaacaattcaactaaaataataaaacaattcACCATCCGTTAGATGAAAAGTCATACACTGTAAATGCACCCAAACTTTCCTGAAATGCACCCAATTATTACTGATCTACACCCGAATGTTTGATATAAAAtggacaaaattattttaattctaatgagAACTAGTGcattagattcaattcaaacaaggaaGAATAAACAGCAAATATCACAGGCAAGGTTCACGCattattcagctacacaatcAAAAACTACTAATTGGattcaaattcagattcaattactaactaaaactaaaTCACACCTCAGGAACTTCATTGGATTCAGTTTCAAAATCCACTTCGCTCTGGTTTAGCTGACAATCTaaagttgaatcatccattatcttcaaaaatgatttcacagcttgatgtcaaaaaataatggaTAAACGCACAATGAAAAATCtgaagcacgtaaatgaagaaggaggaaGCAGAGAGAAATGCACGTAAAAGACGAAGGAGAAGGCAGAGAGAAACGCACGAAAGAGATAGAAGAGAGAAGGTAAGAAATTCGAAAAAAGGAAACGAAATCCTTTCAAAAAAGGAAGTTATATATTCGCGCGTTGATTCTGTTAGAGGCGCGTGAAACATACGTGCATAATAGGCGCGTTTGAGCGTAACATCAATTAAAGGGCTTGTAAGACTTGTAGAGCAAAATCACTTGTATGTCAAGATTAATTGTTTTTCTTAATATGTATGTAGCCTCTATGATAGATCTAcctaatatataattaaacagatCTTTCAAAACTTGAGTCTCTTATCTTAACTTTCATTTGATCATTCTTTTTCATGGCTTCATAGTAAAGTTTATGAActtaatttaagtaatttttaCAATTTTGTATATCTTTCTTATTTTCGTAGATAACAACCAAAAtactctttttctatttgttAAATATTTAGTTAGTTAATATACATCTTTTCTTCTTTAATATTCCCAAACTTTAAAGTTTAATCTTATGTGAACCTACTATTCTACCATTTTTCATATATTAAGGTCTCTTTAACTTTAAAATCTTAAATTCGTCAAAATCTCCCTTTGACTTCTCCCTGTCTCATGTATATCCAACACAAACATGAAAGATtcatatatttattattaaataattcaTGAAAGTActttttttcatcttttattaggggtggcaatatgtatCCTATCCGCAAGTATCTAACTCAATCTAATCCGGTTAGGTAGAGTTGCCAACACAATCTGCTGCGTGTCGGGTAGGGGTTAGGGTTGCCAACCCacaccctatatatgtatatgttatatatttatataaaaatatgtttaaagtagatgttgaatcaaagacttctcactaaatacaaaaaaaatccttAGTAATTAAGAGAagatcattaattaataatttaatatatatttttatatataaagattatttctattttaaattatcatcaaattatataataatgttgcatcTTTTTGGTAACCAGCGAATAAGGTCAGATACCTGTAGATTAAGAATGAGTAAGATTATGATTGAAATATTCTCAACCCACAGATGAAATTAAGGTTGGATCCAAATCCTATCCTATTCTACCCATTGCCACTCCTATCTTTTGTTGATACGCTccatttgtaattaaaattttatcatttttatttttaatatacttAAATTGATCTAAATCTCTCATGTTTCCTTTTTGATCTTTTGTTATCTTGTAAATGcttgcattttttctttttttagggCATTTTACTTGATTAAAATGATTGAAAGAATTCTTTACTCAAATGCAACATTTGCCATTTGTTTACATGAATGTCCTGATTCATTATTATGTAAACCGTGGTAGGTAACCACGTTTTCCAATTTATACATAAATCGTGGGAGGTTGGCACGGTTTACAGGTAGGAATCAATGAGCATAAATCGTGGTAGGTTACCACGAATTATGCATGAAAATGGTGGGTTGAAACCGTGCTtggtcaccacggtttatgaaaAAACTTTATGACCATAAAACCCTTTTAGCTACCACGGTTTATGCTTGGAGtaatataaatacataatctGCGTTAAGTCATCACGGATCTCATATGTTGTAAACCAAAATTTTTGAATATGGGAGGTTGAGAGAGAATCTGGGGAAGACTGTGAGGTTTTGAACCATTTGGGTGGTGGAGCCATGGAAGACGAAGCTCGCATGTACCGATTAATGGCATTGCACACATGGCTGGAAACATCGACCAAGAGGTTAGTTATActaccttctccttctccttctccttctccttctccttattattattattattattattattattattattattattattattattattattattattattattattaatgttattattattattattgggagttgttagtattattattattattgttattgttagtgttattattattattggtattgttattgttgttattattagtattattcttattatttttattcatattaatgttattattattgttattattactattGTTATTgtcgttattattattgttattgtttcattattgttattactattattagagaaaatagaaaaccaaTGTGGGTGTATACTaatgtttttaaattatatttactGTTATTAATATTGCTCGTATGCTGAGGATTTTCTTATCCTGATGTTGCAGCCTGCTAGGGTTATTAGCGGTGTCAGGAGACAACAAAATATGCCTTTATCCGACCAGATTATACCGTATCTGGAGACCGCGGGGTTGTATCACTTGGCTAGGCTGAACAATCAATGGTTCTGGGTTGATGAGCCTCTACTTAGCGCATTCGTTGAGAGGTGACATCCTGAGACCCACACCTTTCACATGCCGTTGGGGGAGTGCACTATCACTTTGCAAGATGTGGCATATCAGCTGGGTTTGCCCATCGATGGGGAGGCCGTTAGTGGGTGCCTGACTGACTTTGAGAATTTCATGGAGAACGGAAGACCCGCATGGGCGTGGTTTCGGGAGTTGTTTGGCGAGTTACCGCCATAGAATAAAGTCAAGTAGATGACGGTGTGCTACACATGGTTCCATGAGAGGTTTCGGGTTCTCCCAGCAGATGCGAGTGAAGAGACTGTGCGTATATACGTGCGTGCTTATATTCTGATGTTGTTGTCCTCTCAACTATTTGCGGACAAGAACGCAAACCGGGTTCACCTTCGCTGGTTGCCTTATTTGGCATCGATGGACGACTTGGGGAGATATAGCTGGGGCACGGCTGCACTGGCCTGGTTGTATAGATGTCTTTGCCGTGGGACAAACAGAAACGTTGTTAACTTGGCTGGGCCACTACAACTTCTTCAGTCTTGGATTTTCTGGAGGTTTCCCAGTCTCAGACCCAGTGGTTTTGATGTGTTCGGATTTCCGCTGGCATCCAGGTATAGTTTATTGTTTTCGGTCGATAACCTGTTCAATTTCATGTGTTGTCGTTCTTAATGAAATGCTCAGAATGAAACTTGTAGGTGGGCAACATATCTGCCGACAAACGATGCAGGGGATCAAAGAGTGGTGTCTTCACGCCTTTGTTTGGATAGATTGCGTGTTCGCGATGTGAGTCGTTTAGTTATTGCTCTTACAAGTAGTTGTTCATGTTTACTCTGATGGTCTTACCTAAGATTACCTTCTCCGATACAGTTTCCGTGGGAGCCTTATTCTGCTCCCGATGTTGCTGCTGTTGTTCATCCGGAGATACTTGTTGACGAGCACCGTAGGCTATGGACGGCGGTCACTAGCCTGATATATTTTGCTGCGATAGAGTGGCATCAGGTGGATAGAGTGGTACCGCAGGATTCTCGAACGGTACAGAAGCAACTGCCTCTGTTCGATCTAAATCAACCGCAAAGGAAGGGGATGCGATCTGAGGAACAGTTGGTCCGGCCACAGGCATCGAACTAGACGCACCGCCCACGGCAGTCGAGCTATGAACTGGAGCTGATGCCCCAGAACTATCGACACCAACCTCCAACTTCGCATACAGCTCGTGTATTCTAACCTCTGGAAAACTCCTAACACAATGAAACAGAACCCACATATCTTCATCGGCCGCTATCACAAACGTATCATACTTAACACCGGTCGACACCACTGCGATGGGAATCTTGTAGAATAGCTTCTTCATCCACTTGCTCCCAAATACCCCAAGCTTCTGCAAGATGCTATTCTTTACATCTGACAAAGTGTTTGATGAACTGATAAATACACTCAACGGTTCTCTGTTAGTGAACTTCACaccatattttttgtttctttgaatTTTTCCAGAGTAATACACTAAGACAAAAAAAACTCTCTTCCTCACTTGCCATTGTGATAATACTCCTCTTCAACAACTTGAATCTCACTCATATATATAGAATTCttctcttcataaaccgtggcagCTAACAGGAGTTTCTGCATTTAAATATCCCTTCATAAACCGTGGCAGGTTAGAGGGTTTTATGGTCAATTTTCTGCCTTCGTAAACTGTTGTTACCTACCGCGGTTTATGGTCATTGTTACTCAGTCAGAAACTGTGCTAGCCTACAACGGTTTATATGTAAATTGTAAACCGTGGTGACCTACGATGATTTACATAATAATAAATCAGGACATGGAGGTAAGGAAATTGCAATTGTTGCATTTCAGTAAAcgtttctctcttttattttattcaaataaattacCTTTTTTTTATGTCAAAAAATTGATAATTCTCATTCTTGCTTTACTtatctaaaaaataatttgtCAAAAGTATTTACTTGATATACAATtaccaaataaaaaatatatatattctaaaataTATTTACAAAAAAAACTTTATATATTAGATTTTGTCTGATAATTTTTCTTTAGATGATAATGTTATTTTCCTTGGAAATCCTTTTATCggaaacaaaattttttaataccAAAAATCGTGGTTTATTCAATTTTATCATTAAAAATGTGAGAATCTTTATATGGGCGATAGCATCGTCATCAGCGTGCTAAGATACGAGTTGAGTTGTTGAGTGATGATGAAGGAGAAAAAGGGCAATGCGCAAATTCCATTTCTCACTTTTCATAATTATCTGCCACGTTGGCGCGCGTGTCTTAACACAACATAGAACCACGCGTGGGTTTACTTTCAAAGTTGAACACCACCGCTCAAAAATTCGCACACCCTTCGATTAGTGAAAAGAAACAGAGAGAGAGAACGAAAAGAAGAAAATTACGAATTTTCCGGGAAAATATTTCTACAGAGAaggaaaattaatattaattaattaatgaaaaaaaaaagcatggaAATGAGAAAATTCGCGAATTTGCTTCCTTTTTAGCCGAGAGAAAAAACCTGCGTTATTTGAGAAAACAAGCGACGACTTTTCCAGATTATTATTTTCTGCTTTTTCCGATTGGTTTCATTCATGAATTGCGCTAGGGTTTCGTGAACTTTTCCCTCTCTTCTAAACAATTTCGGTGAGGTGTGGTTTCTCTGAACGATTTTACCGTAGACTTTTGTTTTTTTACGTTTTATGATATTTGGCTGTTGACGAAGAATCATTTGCTGCTCTCTGAAGGTTTTTTCATAGAGAGAGTGAATCAAAGGAAAGGTGAAGAGAAGAAAAACaccatggcttcttcttcttcttcagctactGTCGCAGTTGAGAAGGCGACCAGCGATCTTCTTATGGGCCCTGATTGGACCATGAACATCGAAATTTGTGACTCCATAAATTCTAATCATTGGTAATCTTCAAGGATAACAAAGAGGGGAAAAGGGGAGAAAGATAGCATGTCAATTTtgagccttatatatatatataatttatcattttgtttcttgtttcttgtttctatatttttttttattatctttaggTGTTGACCTTGATCATCTGCCACATGCTAATGATTTATATCCTTTTTTGTGTTTCATGCTTGTGTTTGTGTTTTATGTTGAGATGAAATATTGAGTGTAAAAATTGCATATTTTTTTCATCcccaaaaagataaataaatttgGTGTTTTGGGTGATTTTGTTCATGTTGATGTGAAAATTTGGTTAGTTGAATTATCTGGGACATGAAGCATATTGTTCTTtgatttcttctttctttttctcttcctttttatcctttttttttccaaaaacaaaaatattatgattacttttattttgtttcctTTTAGTTCTCAAAATGCAACAATAATTTGTAACCTTAGTTTCCTTTCTGGTTTGTGGATGAATTTCCAAGCTAATTTGTCAAATTGCTTCTTTCTCCCTAACCCGCCTTCCTGTATTTATCTCCTTCCACCATATTAGTCTTTGTGAAGAAAAAACATTTGTATTGTTTGCTGAATCATTGATGAGTAGCACATGCTTAATTTCTCAGGCAGCCTAAAGATGTGGTTAAAGCTGTGAAAAAGAGAATACAACATAAGAGCACTAAAGTTCAATTACTAGCTCTCACGGTACCAAAAGTTCAACTTGATTGTTTCTGTATTCTGTTGTACCTGATGTCAAATTTATTTGTTTTGGAGCTTGATTTATGGTTTCTGATTTTCTTTCTTCTGGCTTTTGGAGACAATGGTGAAGAATTGTGGTGATCAGGTCCACTTTCAAATTGCTGAGAGGAACATATTGGATGAGATTATCAAAATTGTAAGGAAGAAGGTAAGGTGGTGTCAGATAGAAACTTGAGAATCATTCTTATTTAAGTTGCATATGTGATTTCACTTGTGCATTATTGACCCTTGGTGAGTGTGTATTTATTGCTATGAACTAGTGGTCTATTAGTAAAATTGATCCATCAATATGATGTAGTTTGATTCAGTTGCCAAATAATTTGACATCAACTTAATTCACTTCTCTTTCTTGTCTTATTGGCTCAAATATTAATATTTCTGGTCGTATTTCATAGCAAAGTAAAAAGCTCCTATTGTTCAGGTTTTGCTCTTTGGATTAATTGATCGACCAAAACATAGATGATGTACACCTATCGAAACAATCTTAGTATTGATGCTATTTGGATGTAGGATGATATATCCAATCATTCAACATCTTGGAGGCAACTTGAATTAATGCTGTTTAACTGTGGTTAATCTTGTCTAATTTGAAATTCATTTGATGATAATTTAGGCACATATGCAAGTGAGggataaaattttaatattgcTGGACTCATGGCAAGAGGCATTTGGCGGGCCTGGTGGAAAATATCCTCAGTACTATTGGGCATATGAGGAATTGAAGGTAAGTATATCAACAGAGTTTCTTGAAAAGTCTTATCATGCCTCGTTATAGTTGTACATGCAGAGCTGAATGCTAGACTGAAAATTGATATTAACTTGACATTTTGGGGTATTTCCTCTCTTCTATTTCATGGTTGGGTTATATAACTTTTACAAAGCTTAGCATGAATTGTTCCCTTGCTAAACCTATTATTATTCCCTTTGATGCAATCAATTTACATTTCAAATGTAGATGGCATTGATATATGTAAGGCCAACTGCCAAAGGTAcatttaattaataattgaatGACCTTTATATCATATCCATCACACTCTGTTGGACTTTATAAATGGCAGCGAACGGGAGTAGTGTTTCCAAAGCGTTCTTTAGATGCGTCTCCAATATTTACTCCACCTCCTACCCATCAAGCTTCAGGAAGTATGCATGCTGGATATGGGATGCCAAGCGGTTCTTCAAAAACACTTGATGAAACAATGGCAACAGAGATAGAAAGTTTGAGGTGAAATTTCAATTTTTTCATTATGTTGCCAACCGCTGGTGCTGACCTCTGTCACCAGACCTGTGTAAAACTAAAATATCTCTCCTTTTTTCttgtcttcttttatttttttataattcataGTTTGTCAAGCTTGGAATCCA is a window encoding:
- the LOC110270747 gene encoding protein FAR-RED IMPAIRED RESPONSE 1-like; translated protein: MSVRYTIENNEEANIRPSKTFQSFVVAAGGHRELNFIEKDVRNYITREVRNVLEQEDAKEFGKYLLRMKEKNQNFFFELELKDDQSIKLAFWADARSRAACEYFGDVISFDTTYNTNRYNLVYGSFIGVNHHDQSTLLGRALMKNEDIESFKWLFQCWLCCMGGNAPKGILTDQYALMQRTIEACMPTTIHR